CCAGAGAAGAAGTGGGTATCAATAAAAGAGTAGATGCAGAGGCTTATACCGGAATGTGTGATGATTACCGTCTTGGTGTTTCGCTTATTTTTTATTTACAGAATGTTATTGAATACCTGGAGAAGAAAAATCAGAATATGCCCATGAATACGCCGTTTAATATTACACTGGCTGCGTTATCTCTGGAGGGGAAGATTCTGTTACCGATTGAAATGAATGAAGTTCAGGTTAGAAATATTAGTGCGGAAACGAAATATCGAAATAATCTTATCGCGGAAGCTAAAAAAGGGAACCAGGATGCCATTGATAGTCTCACAATCGATGATATTGATACCTATGCTATGGTTTCCAGAAGAGCTAAAAAGGAAGACATTTATTCTATCGTAGATACATCCTTTATTCCCTTTGGATCAGAGTCTGATAACTATAGTGTCATTGCGACCATTACGGATTGCAATATCATAACCAATTCCTATACGAAGGAAGAGGTTTATGACTTACAGCTATTATGTAACGATATCATCTTCCGTGTATGCATCAATAAAGAGGATTTAATAGGAGAGCCCCTTGTAGGCAGAAGATTTAAGGGGAACATCTGGATGCAGGGAAGCATCGCTTTTTCAGAGCAGACAAAGGATTGATGAATAGTATTGACTTAGCATGAAGGAAATAGTAGAATAAATACGTTGCGTGAGTGTGCTTGTAGCTCAGCAGGAT
The nucleotide sequence above comes from Variimorphobacter saccharofermentans. Encoded proteins:
- a CDS encoding DUF3881 family protein — encoded protein: MHSYLRAIGFSNINNRMELNQLFDNITEHATKKRIIQMNNTGNLAEITMEYGEGIGITLRGEMDENNNFHMEHYFPCVLGHNVSTREEVGINKRVDAEAYTGMCDDYRLGVSLIFYLQNVIEYLEKKNQNMPMNTPFNITLAALSLEGKILLPIEMNEVQVRNISAETKYRNNLIAEAKKGNQDAIDSLTIDDIDTYAMVSRRAKKEDIYSIVDTSFIPFGSESDNYSVIATITDCNIITNSYTKEEVYDLQLLCNDIIFRVCINKEDLIGEPLVGRRFKGNIWMQGSIAFSEQTKD